From the genome of Candidatus Obscuribacterales bacterium:
TATTTCTCTTTGATGATTTTGCCACCCAAGCGCGTGACTCCAGAGACCGTAGCGCCCAAGGAAATGATCTTTTTGATCGATTGCTCGGGTTCACAGTCCGGGGCTCCGCTTGAAAAAGCAAAAGAGACTATGAGCTACATTCTCGATCACATGAATGCAAATGACACGTTTCAAGTAATTGCATTCAACAATCAACAGACTGTGCTTTTCGATAAGCCGGAAGTTGCTGATTCATCAATGCGTGCTCAGGCAAGAAAATTTATTGCCGGACTAAACGCCAATGGAGGCACCTGGATGGCGCCTGCTGTTGAAAAGGCGTGTGCTATTCCAGCTGATGAGCATCGTCTGCGCATAGTTACATTTATGACTGATGGTTATGTTGGAAATGATTTTGAAATCATCGGCATGGTCAAAAAATTGCGCGGTAAATCACGCTGGTTTCCGTTTGGCACTGGCAATGGCGTCAACAGAATGCTCATTGACATGATGGCCAAAGAAGGTGGCGGTGAGTCTGAATATGTTCTATTGAACAGTTCCGGAGCCGAAGTCGGTCACAAATTCTACGAACGCATTGCTTCGCCTGTTTTGACTGACGTCAAGATTGATTTTGGCGGACTATCCGTCAAAGATGTCTATCCGCAGCAGGTATCGGATGTTTGGGCGGAAAAGCCTTTGTACATCAAGGGCTGTTACACCAGAGCCGGTGCCGGTACAGTAACCATTTCCGGTTATAACGGCGGCAAGCCATATACCGAAAAACTAGCTGTCAATCTTCCTGTTAAGCAGACAGACAACGCTGTCATGGGTTCTATTTGGGCTCGCGCAAAAGTTGATCAATTGATGTCGGAAGATTGGTTCGGCGCACAGCAAGGCTCTGTAAAAGAGGAATTGAAGAAGGAAATTGTTGCTACCGCGCTTGCCCATCACATCATGACTCAATACACATCATTTGTGGCTGTGGAAGAGAAGCGTGTTGTCGAAGGTGGTGTGCCGAAGACAGTTACGGTGCCTGTGGAAATGCCGGATGGCGTATCCTATGAGGGAGTTTTTGGTGAGTCCGATCCTAATGTGGGTTGTGCTCGTAAAGCCCGCTTTAACTTTGCGCCGACGATGTATGGATCTGGTGGTTGTGTGCCACCACCTCCGATGGCTGCTCAAAGTTGTCTACCGATGGGTCATGTAGGTTTGTATAAATCTCGTGCCGAACTCTGTCTAGATGCGGCTTCGCCGAAGCCTGCAGTTCGCGAGAAAGAGTCGACATCCATGAAATTCAAAGATCTATCGAAGCTCGATAAGTCTCTAATTGCGGTTCTGGCTGCTTATAGCCGAGGAACAATCAACGGCAAAGCTGCAGGAATTGAAATTCGCGACGGCAAGTTGAGTGTGCGTATCCTTGTAGCTAAGGCTAATGAAAGCATTGTGAGTGCACTTACGAAACTTGGACTGCAAAATGCTCAATTAAACAAACACGCCTTGGTAGTCACCGGCGTGATCGCAGTCGCAGACTTGGAAAAGCTTGTGGACTTGAAGGAAGTGCTTTATGTGCGAGCTAACTAGGTGGTATGAATGCTGCGTAGCATAAGAATAGACCTATGCCTATTCCGAAAATGCCAATGAAAACAGCAATCAAAAAATTGCGGGCAGCAATTGAGCTACGCACAAAGAAAGCGCCGCCGCCTATGTACACAAGTCCTAAAATGAAG
Proteins encoded in this window:
- a CDS encoding VIT and VWA domain-containing protein; protein product: MFKLGKRAHGALCFAASMIALTLSAPWFAYAKPVASPTKRISSASPVRQAPGLLNQFGKEDSGSLSAISPGGKPLGKCPLKHTDVKAEISGFVSRVKVIQQFQNPFPEKIEAVYTFPLSESGAVDEMLMKVGNRIIRGEIKKREEAREIYERAKAQGHTASLLDQERTNIFTQSVANIKPGETIEITISYVDLLPYEAGNFSFVFPTVVGPRFIPGQALGNQGTGWASDTDKVPDASRITPPVTPKGTRAGHDISISLDIDAGVPILDLQSKLHEVTITKNGDRKAVVALKDKETIPNKDFVLSWQVAGEKLKSGYLTHKTGDKGYFSLMILPPKRVTPETVAPKEMIFLIDCSGSQSGAPLEKAKETMSYILDHMNANDTFQVIAFNNQQTVLFDKPEVADSSMRAQARKFIAGLNANGGTWMAPAVEKACAIPADEHRLRIVTFMTDGYVGNDFEIIGMVKKLRGKSRWFPFGTGNGVNRMLIDMMAKEGGGESEYVLLNSSGAEVGHKFYERIASPVLTDVKIDFGGLSVKDVYPQQVSDVWAEKPLYIKGCYTRAGAGTVTISGYNGGKPYTEKLAVNLPVKQTDNAVMGSIWARAKVDQLMSEDWFGAQQGSVKEELKKEIVATALAHHIMTQYTSFVAVEEKRVVEGGVPKTVTVPVEMPDGVSYEGVFGESDPNVGCARKARFNFAPTMYGSGGCVPPPPMAAQSCLPMGHVGLYKSRAELCLDAASPKPAVREKESTSMKFKDLSKLDKSLIAVLAAYSRGTINGKAAGIEIRDGKLSVRILVAKANESIVSALTKLGLQNAQLNKHALVVTGVIAVADLEKLVDLKEVLYVRAN